One region of Armigeres subalbatus isolate Guangzhou_Male chromosome 3, GZ_Asu_2, whole genome shotgun sequence genomic DNA includes:
- the LOC134220624 gene encoding endoribonuclease CG2145-like, translating into MMTSMKLIRLTAIVLLAFAVLTDAQWFGSKKKKEEDPNVALLSYNPVDPDSVPPEQAPTTSTTTSTTTPAPTTTKKKGFFGGLFGGSGKEKEPKTTTTTTTTPKPTTTTPVPTTKKSGGGFFGGLFGGSKKDKTTTEAPTTAKTTAKSAVTVPTSTAKSVGPSVTTAKAVTPVGVPTSTAKPGTPTSPSKDAFPPLPSVPTTAASIPKPPPTPPKPTLSTPKTVEAFPALPAKPGSPTPSPVPTSTVANAWNKPLPNQPPSPSAGGKPGVSFVPTQAPVGGSTAKTTPRYTEGSTATDDELATISEQLFSKENTNLNKHVRVNYQRQTLSSSSVDEAAEPLLSIDERQVFAVPTIEKMRALFNNYEVDTMVNEHVTPMEKKEENDFVDALLATNVMRTAMLFLQKKGVVTADPKTHHDLLKTIWFQLYSRGNGKIGSSGFEHVFLNEVSNGTMIGLHNWLYLYDQEKAGRLDYQGYIKKMDLGSKGEIAKVRLTFDKLTKPSNSLFIATSPELEIALYTVCFQLRPDTECPLAVNGKKFTIKTFTFRYRGKNLIGGAWPNF; encoded by the exons ACGCCCAATGGTTCGGtagcaagaaaaagaaggaagaagatccCAATGTAGCACTCCTGTCCTATAACCCAGTGGATCCGGATTCGGTTCCACCTGAACAGGCACCAACGACTAGCACAACCACGAGCACCACCACTCCGGCACCAACGACCACCAAGAAAAAAGGTTTCTTCGGGGGTCTCTTTGGAGGAAGCGGAAAGGAGAAGGAGCCTAAGACTACAACCACCACAACGACGACTCCAAAACCCACAACGACAACTCCTGTACCAACTACGAAGAAGTCGGGAGGTGGCTTTTTCGGAGGATTGTTCGGCGGTAGCAAAAAAGACAAGACCACCACAGAAGCACCAACAACGGCCAAGACTACAGCCAAATCTGCTGTTACTGTCCCAACCTCCACGGCCAAGTCCGTAGGACCATCAGTCACTACAGCAAAGGCTGTCACTCCTGTAGGTGTCCCAACAAGCACCGCTAAACCAGGCACGCCCACTTCCCCCAGCAAAGACGCCTTCCCTCCCCTTCCGTCGGTTCCTACTACTGCAGCTTCCATTCCCAAACCTCCTCCTACTCCACCGAAACCAACCCTCTCGACACCTAAGACAGTCGAAGCTTTTCCGGCTCTCCCTGCCAAACCCGGCAGTCCAACTCCGTCTCCAGTACCGACCTCCACCGTAGCCAACGCTTGGAACAAACCTCTCCCAAATCAACCCCCATCCCCTTCGGCAGGAGGTAAGCCTGGCGTGAGTTTCGTCCCAACCCAAGCCCCTGTTGGAGGCTCCACTGCGAAAACCACCCCACGGTACACTGAAGGATCCACTGCAACTGATGATGAGTTGGCCACCATCTCCGAGCAACTCTTCTCCAAAGAAAACACCAACCTCAACAAACACGTTCGCGTGAACTACCAACGTCAGACCCTCTCGTCTTCCTCCGTTGACGAAGCTGCAGAACCTCTGCTCTCTATAGACGAACGCCAGGTATTCGCCGTACCAACAATCGAAAAGATGCGCGCCCTCTTCAACAACTACGAAGTCGACACCATGGTCAACGAACATGTTACTCCCatggaaaagaaggaagaaaacgactTTGTGGACGCGCTTCTGGCTACCAACGTGATGCGCACTGCTATGCTGTTCCTACAGAAGAAGGGAGTCGTTACCGCCGACCCGAAAACGCATCACGACCTGTTGAAAACAATCTGGTTCCAACTGTACTCGCGAGGCAATGGTAAGATCGGCAGTTCCGGATTCGAGCACGTGTTCCTCAACGAGGTCAGCAACGGGACGATGATTGGACTGCACAACTGGCTCTATCTGTACGATCAGGAGAAAGCCGGTCGGCTCGACTATCAGGGATACATCAAGAAGATGGATCTGGGAAGC AAGGGAGAAATCGCCAAGGTGCGATTGACGTTTGACAAGCTGACTAAACCGTCCAACTCGCTGTTCATTGCAACATCTCCAGAACTGGAGATTGCGTTGTACACGGTGTGCTTCCAATTGCGACCGGACACCGAGTGCCCGCTGGCTGTCAATGGGAAGAAGTTCACCATCAAAACGTTTACATTCCGTTACCGGGGTAAGAATCTCATTGGAGGAGCTTGGCCAAATTTCTAA